In Taeniopygia guttata chromosome Z, bTaeGut7.mat, whole genome shotgun sequence, one genomic interval encodes:
- the CER1 gene encoding cerberus, giving the protein MSLLLLQMLVFSCLGATELQRNSQQRRSRRPFQHFLYLNKNLFESQSSPELVSENPVGVEETLKVPSFFVSIPQTASGSEKKEEKKMSRFILPSAGLHADQNLRTWVASRETSPVENLSPPHYSSKRESEFPYRKDAKKFWDHFMLKKNSASEEVVLPIKTNEMHQENCRTLPFAQGVTHNSCEKVTVQNNLCFGKCSSFHVPGSEDHLYTFCSRCLPSKFSMKRLDLNCTDSVPVVKEIMIVEECKCESRKIKDPVIGSLLSDLYENVHEHN; this is encoded by the exons ATGTCACTGCTTCTCCTTCAGATGTTAGTATTTTCATGTCTTGGAGCCACAGAGCTACAGAGAAATTCACAGCAAAGGAGAAGCAGAAGACCATTTCAGCACTTCCTCTACCTGAACAAAAATCTCTTTGAAAGCCAaagttctcctgagctggtaaGCGAGAACCCAGTAGGAGTTGAAGAGACCCTGAAAGTACCAAGCTTTTTTGTATCAATTCCACAGACAGCATCTGGAAgtgagaagaaagaggaaaaaaaaatgtccagATTCATACTTCCCAGTGCAGGACTCCATGCAGACCAAAACCTGAGAACATGGGTTGCATCCAGAGAGACCTCTCCTGTGGAAAACCTCTCTCCACCCCATTATTCCAGCAAGAGAGAGTCTGAATTTCCCTACAGAAAAGATGCCAAGAAATTCTGGGACCATTTCATGTTAAAGAAAAATTCAGCATCTGAAGAGGTTGTTCTGCCAATCAAGACCAATGAAATGCACCAAGAAAACTGCAGAACCCTGCCTTTCGCCCAG GGTGTTACTCACAACAGCTGTGAGAAGGTGACAGTACAGAATAatctgtgttttggaaaatgTAGTTCTTTTCATGTTCCTGGTTCAGAAGATCACCTTTATACCTTTTGTTCTCGTTGCCTGCCCAGCAAGTTCTCCATGAAGCGCCTGGATCTCAACTGCACTGATTCTGTTCCAGTGGTCAAAGAAATCATGATTGTAGAAGAGTGTAAATGTGAAAGTCGGAAGATTAAAGACCCTGTGATTGGATCTCTGCTGTCAGACTTGTATGAAAATGTACATGAGCACAATTAA